ATTTGGCTGATTGATAAGATTCCGTAAAGAAAGGAAGAGAAACCAATTGCTGGGGATGTTCTATTAAATAATTTGTAATTGCAATTAAACGTTCACTTCGTTTCATCGTCACACCTCAAAACCGAATATTATGAACTAAATATATCAGAAACATACGGATTTAATCAAGTAACGAACGAGTGCCAAGCATTCTCACAATATATACTTCATCACAAAAACCTCTTAGTCCATTGTAAATGCGTTGAGCCCTTGTTTCTTGTTGGGTGAGGCCAAAAACAGTTGGTCCGCTACCACTCATTAAAACAGCATCAGCCCCAAAATCCTTCATGTGTGACTTAATTTGTTCCACTTCTGAGTGTAGTTGAATGGTGATAGGTTCTAATACGTTACCCATTTCCTCACACATACCTTCATAACTTTCATCATGTAAAGCTTGAATCATTCGTTGGACATCTGGATGCTCAACTTTATCAAGGTTAAGGTTTTGATAGACCGTTTGAGTAGATACACCTATGGTTGGTTTTGCTAATATAACCCAACAAGATGGAGGGGCAGGCAGTTCTTTTATCTTCTCCCCTCTACCAGTTGCTAATGCTGTACCACCGTACACACAAAAAGATACGTCTGATCCAATTTCTGCTCCGATGACAGCAAGTTCTTCCAAGGATAATTCCAAATCCCAAAGCTTATTTAAACCTCGCAAGACGGCCGCAGCATCACTACTCCCACCTGCAAGTCCAGCTGCAACTGGAATTTGCTTCTCAATATAAATCTCTACTCCCTCACGGATATGATATGTATTCTTTATGAGACGAGCAGCTTGATAGGCTAAATTACGATGGTCATTTGGAACAAACCGATTTTCTGAGACGATTCGAATTTCATCTGATTTCAACGGACTAATTTCAATACGGTCTGCTAAATCAACTGTCGTCATAATCATCTCAACTTCATGAAAACCATCAGAACGCTTATACAATGTATCCAATACCAAATTAATCTTGGCTGGAGCCTTCTCTAAAATACGCAATACATCACCCACTTTATCATCGAATTGTATGAACCGATTGTATCATATATTTGTTAAAAGCGCAGACGACTGGTTAGCTTCGTACGCATAAGCAAGATTTTCGTATGAGGCGATTAGCCTCTGAAGAAAAGATTACTTATGACGCTAGAAGCTAGAAGTCGGAGCTGGACAAGGAAAAGCGCAGACGACTGGTCAGGAACTTCCGCTGCTTCCGGATTCGGCTGTCCTGATACAACTAAGGACAGACCCCTTAGAGGGATCTGTCCTTTGACATTTGCTCTTGTGCTTTCTGGATAGCCAGCTTGGTCATATTACCGGCGTCTTTTGCGGTAATGCCTCCCCAGCCCTCCTGTGATACTGTGTCGTATATACCTAATTCTTTTGCGATCTCCTCTTTGAAACGATCTGACATGACACCTTTACGTTTACTCAAGGGAAAACAGCTCCTTTCAATATAGGAATGAACGACACATATAGTTTATGTAAAATGTTATAACTCATTATAGGAGGTGAATGGAAACAGTATGTGAGGTCTATTAAATGCAAAAAAGCAGTAAACGGTGGTTTACTGCTCCAAAATCATGCTTATTTCACCAAAGCTTAATTCAACTGTCTCAGTTAGAACATCTGCATAGCTGTAGGAAACTCTTTCAAACGCATTTTGTTCTTGGTCCAGCTCTACAATAAATACCGCCGGATATGTTTCAGCAAGAACCCCACTACGTTCGATGGTTTTTCGTCTACCACCATTAGCTTTCAATGTTAACCGATTCCCAATTTGACCATCGAGAGACTGTTTAATTTCCGCTAACGTTTTTGCCACTACACTCCACCTCACTAATCTAACTATAACACAAGCCCATAAATAAAGTCAAATAAAACTTTATATTATAGCAGTATGTTAATTTTAATGTCAATGAATTCAACGATAAATCTTAAACTATTGTATATTGTTCCAAATATCGACAAGAATATGTAAGGTAAATAGAGCTGAAACAACATTCCTTTTTCTTCCTATCCATCCTATAGTGTATGTCTAGGTTGCACTAAATATGTTATTAAGCATATTTAGTTACTACAAAGTTGTAGATATACAACATAGCAAAGAGAGAACCCCGCCAGATTACTCTGGCGGGGTTCGTTTATTCCAACTCATATTCTGAATCCATATCTTCATCTTTTTGATAAGGCATACCTGTACGCATCAGGCCTCTTGTCTCTACACCACCTAAACCTTTTTCACCTGTCATTGTATTTCGGAGCACATCCCATACATTTGCTTTCTCCATGAATGGCGTGTAGCTTATTTTAGCAACAATATAAACTGGATCCAAAGCGTGTATATTCACTCTAGTAGGTGAACTAGCAAAGTTACTTCCTGCTCTAATTAGTGATTCAAAGTGAGACTGACATGCTCCCGCAAAAATAATCATTTGATCTAAGTGAGGAACTTTTCGTCTTGCTTCTCTTACCGTTTCTGCAAAATAACGAGAATGGCGATAGGCGCGCAGATCCTGTTTCTCGCCCTTATTTTTGGAATAAGAATCGTGGCCTGTGATCACAACAATGTCAGGATTGATTTTATCAATCAAATCTCCAACTTGGTGTGGCATATCTTTTTCATTTAAGTGAATACCATGCACCTGAAGCCCTAACTGCTGATATAAGTCAATGCATTTCTTTAAGTACAAGCGATCACCATCTAAATGAAGCACACGAGATGGTAGTTGAAAATAGGCCCCTTCATGCTGATATCCTGATGAAGCATCATAATCTCGCTTTTGTCGCATAAGTTGATAATCCTGCCTGAACAAACGGTACGAATACTCTTCCTCTTCCTTAGCTTGTTGCTTACGACGTTTCAACTCTTCCGACTTCACTTTAACCAAATCAAGAGGAGGTGCATCCGCTTCAAGACGGATGTCTTCTCCATATAGTATCACCCGGTTCTCTTGCACCTCTTGAACTCGGAATAAAACGTCATGCTGGTATGAGGAACGTGTAACTAAATCGCCTTTAACAAACATTTAAAAATCTCCTCCCCACACATAAACCACTTCTAATTTAGCCTATGTGCGAGTAAGGAGAATGTGCCTAGAGCATGGAGTAAAATACATTAGCAAGCCGTGCGAAATCTTCCATATTTAAAGATTCACCACGACGCTTCTCGTCTATTTCAGCCTTTTGTAAACCTTCTCGGATGGTATCTTTATCAAACCGATCTTTGAAATGCCTTGATAAATTATTCATAATCGTTTTACGCCTCTGTCCAAAGCATGCTCTAACAATATCAAAATAAAATGGCTCATTGTCCACTTTGACAGGTGGTTCTTTTCGCATAGACAAGCGTAGGACCGCTGAACCAACATTAGGTTGAGGCATAAATACTGTTTTAGGTACATCCATCACTACTTCTGCTTCTGTATAGTACTGTACCGCAATGGATAAAGAACCGTAGCTCTTATTGTTTGGAGATGCAGCCATCCGGTCTGCAACCTCTTTTTGTATCATAACCGTGATGCTATCAATAGGCAGGTTCTCCATTAACAAATTCATTAAAATAGGAGTGGTAATGTAGTATGGAAGATTGGCTACTACATGAATAGGTTGCCCCTTTGCAAAGGACTCCTTAATGACTTCATGTACGTCTGCTTTTAAAATATCTTGATGAATAATGCATATGTTTGGAAAAGGTTCAAGTGTATCTTGAAGAATAGGAAGCAAGCGCTGGTCAATCTCAAATGCCAAGACTTTATCCGCTTTTTTAGCTAGCTGTTCTGTTAATGCACCAATACCAGGACCAATTTCAATAGCCCCGGTTCCCTCTGTCACTCCTGCATGATCAACAATATTTTCTAGTATGTTTACATCTATTAGAAAGTTTTGTCCAAGACTCTTCTTAAAAGCAAACCCATACTTCTCTAATATATCTTTGGTTCGCTTGGGTGTCGCAATAGCTTTCATTTCACTCATTCTTCTTCCTCCTGCCCAATATCCTCCATAGCCTTAATGAATTCTTCTCTCGTAATTTGAAACATGATCAACCGTTTATATAATTGTTTCCCATTTGTATAACCAATCTTCAGCTTTTCGCCAAGTTGCTCTCTTCTTCGCTTAGCATCAGAACCTCCGACCAGTCCAAAAATAATTAAATCCTCTTGTGTAATATCACTTTCATATGTTTCTGACATACTATATACATTGGCAAGAGCTTCTTGAATCGCTTCAGGAGTAGCGTGTTCCACCCCTACTCCTTTATTCAGCTTAGCCAGTGCCTCTCTTTTTGGTAAAAAAGCATGCTTACAGCCCGGAACTGCTTGAGAAACAATATGACGAATTCGCTCACCAGGATAATCGGGATCTGTAAATATAATAACGCCCCTTTTTTCCTGAGCGTGTTTGATTTGAATCAATGTTGATTCATTTACTGCTGAGCCATTGGTTTCAATTGTATCGGCATTGACTGCTCTTTTTACATTAAATGTATCATCTTTTCCTTCTACAACGATTACTTCTTTTATAACCAAATGCCATCCTCCATTACATATATCTTCTATTAGTTATAACACGTTCCTTGTAGAAAAGAAAACATTCTTATATAGGTGTACCCACAGTATTCACGTAGTGTAACAGTTGTTTAAAATACAGAACAGTTCAGTAGGTAGCAAGGTAGGATACACGCAGGTCATTTCAATGTTGCCGCTAGAGGCAGCAATCGAACTTCTCCTGATTCCGTAGGAGATAGGAAACACGAAAATATGAGTGATTCGATGTCAACTTATCACACTTAGGAGGAAAGCATACTGGTCGCTGTGCGCTGGAACTGAACGTCGCCTATATACTTCTAAAGTTATACCCAAGTCAACATTTTTATAGTATGCTAGACAATAAAGAAAACTTGCCGAGTGGCAAGCCTTTGGCGCAGACAGAGGGCTAGTTGCGCTTTTACTTTCATCCTTTAAAAGGTTTAAACTTTCTGAAAGTGAAAAAAATAAGCAGGGGAAAAGTTCCCCTGCTTACTTGCCTAATCTAATACTTTCACTTGTACTCGTTTGCGTCCAAAGCTATATGCCTGACTCTTAGATGATAAAAATACATCAATGCGGTTGCCTTTAATAGCAGAACCTGTATCACCAGCAACTGCATAACCATATCCTTCAACCCATACTCTAGATCCTAGTGGAATTACGTTTGGATCCACCGCAACAACCTTTTGATTAGGATTTGCACGCAGGTTGATTCCAGTCGTCGTTACACCACTACATCCAGTGCAATAAGCTGTATAGGCAGTAGCCTCCATATAAAGGGTTTTTTGAGCAGAAGCATTGTTACTACGGGAGACTGTTTGTTGAATTTCTTTGGTGCCTACAGCAACAATTTTATCCTTGCTGTCCGATGCTTTTTCCTCTTTCACCAATTCACGATTTACTTCTTCACCATTTTCTAGAGTAACCTCATAATGTTTTACAACTTTACCTTTTTCGCCGTTTTGAACTACTTTTTCTTCCCCTTTAGGAATAGAGTTATCATTTCGTTTTACAACACCATAATCAACCGATTCTTCTATCACGTCTGTCACTTTTTCTACTCGAGTAATCTTTATTTGGGATTTCTCTTTGGAAAGTGAAGCTGTCTTGTCTTGTTTAAGCTTATCCAACTTATCTAACTTGATGTCTTCTTCTTGTAGAAATTGATCTACAGTTTCAGCAGTTGTCCAGACTTTCTTTTCTTTGCCACCGTCGTTCAGTGTTACCTCGAAGGCCTTTCGAACTTCAATATTCATGCCTTCTTCAATTGGATCCTTTTTTGAATAAGAAACTTGATCTCGGGAATCAATATTGACATTTTTGGCCTTGATAAATTGTTCTACTGTATCTTGTACTGTATAATATAAGTGCTCTTTGTCATCAATCGTTACCGTAACGGATTTAGCAGATTGATAGTTTATTTTCATTCCTGATTCGATTTGTTCTTCAGTGGAGTGCGATAATTTGTCTTGTGGTTTCACATCAATATCGAGGCTACTAAACAATTCCCCAACTGTACTGGCATGCGTGCGCACTGTCTTTGTCTCTTTATCAGTGTTCACTTTTACCTCAGCTTTTGTTGCTTCATAGGTAAAACTACCAAGTAAGGCAAAAAACACAACAGAACTTACGACTAACAATATGATTTTTTTCATGCTTCTGCCTCCTTTATCCACGCAGTGTATTATAATGACTGCATGACTTACCTGTCAAATCAAAAAGGCCAAAAATGGAAAAAGGACCCAGTGGCATAGCCTGGCTCCTTTCACTATAAACGTTTCAAGTTAGAATGGAAACTCAAAAATACCGACATAACCTCTTACATTTTGGCACAATCTTCCTACGATTCTAAAATAACACCTGCTTATTTATCAAGTCTAAAGAGTTTAAAGGAGTTCTTTGTCGTTTGTTGTCCAACTTCTTCGAGCGAAAGTCCTTTGATTTCCGCTACTTTTTCTGCAACTAGTTTTACATAAGCTGGCTCATTTCGTGTTCCGCGATTTGGATGAGGGGCTAAGAATGGACAATCTGTCTCCACTAATAAATGCTCCATACCAATGGCTTCTGCGACTTCTTTAGGCTTTTTAGCATTTTTAAATGTTACAGGTCCACCTAATGAAATATAGAAATTCATATCAATGCATTCCTTGGCAATCTCAACAGAACCACTATAACAATGCATGATCCCTCCAACCTCACCTGCATTCTCTTCTTTCAACAAATCAACGATATCTTGCGTCGCCTCCCGGTTGTGAATAATAATGGGCATATTAACTTTCTTAGCTAACGCTATTTGTTTCCGGAAGATTTCTTTTTGGACATCTGCTGGGGACTTGTCCCAGTGATAATCAAGTCCCATCTCTCCTAATGCTACCACCTTTGGATGAGACGATAATTCTTCAAGCCAATCTAAATCAGCTTGCTCCATATCGATTGCATCTACTGGATGCCATCCTACAGCAGCATAAATATCATCATGGGACTCGGCTATTTCAATAGCTAGAGGAATCGTTTCCCGATCGAACCCGACTACGACCATATATTGAACGCCAGCTTCCCGCGCTCGATTTATAACTTCTTCACGATCTTCATGGAATTGTTCTGCATTTAAGTGTACGTGTGTGTCAAAAAGCATATCCTTGTCTCCTTTTCCTATCCTTTTGGTTCATTGTAACACCATCGGGTAACGAGCTAAAATTGTTTGCCCTTCCCTTCATAAACCTTCTTGTTCACACTTTCGTATAGCAAAACCTAGTATTGATACATTTTTTGTACATATCCCATATCTAACCCTCCAGAATAACAACACTACATGTGCTTCTATACTATATACGAAATACCGATCTCTGATTCTACAAGGTAGTGCGAGAAATTGGTGTACAAGCTGATGTATCGCATATTTATCTTCACATGTTTTAGGGTTTTTGTTACATTACAGTAATATTCACCCATAGGGAGGGTTATATACGATTCGAAGGTTAACGGAACAAGATCATGTAGAAACAATAGAATTATTAAACAATAAACCTGCTGAAAACCTTTTTTCTTGGAGATATTGAATCATTTGGTTATGAACAAGATTTTCAAGCTCGAGCTAGGTGTGACCTCTTAAACTTATTAGGCCACTATACACAAGCGAACATTTTAATAAATTCCTGACAATAAACGAAAAAGGAACCCCAGCATCTTGCTGAGGTTCCTTTTCGTTTATTTAACCTTCGAACCATTTGGTAAGGATTGATCAATGGAAGCAAGCGCTAAATTGCCTTCTTCATCTTCACCAGCTAAAACCATCCCTTGAGAAAGCTCTCCACGAAGCTTCACAGGCTTAAGGTTGGTTACACATACAACCTTCTTGCCCACTAGATCTTCAGGAGTATAATATTTGGCGATGCCTGAAACAACCTGACGTTTTTCAGATCCTAAATCAAGTTGTAAACGAAGTAGTTTGTCTGCTTTCGGATGTTTGTCCGCTTCCACCACTTCTGCAACACGTAAATCCACCTTCATGAAATCATCGATAGCAATTTCATCAGATTGTTCTTCCTCTTCTTCTGTTTCTTCTTGTTGCGGAGATGCACCTTTCATCATATCTTTGATGATTTGCGTCTCTTCTTCTGTCTCAAGGCGAGGGAAGATTGGTTGACCCTTTTGAACCTTTGTACCTTGAGGAATCATACCTAGTTGATCCATTGTATCCCAGGCAAGATAGTGTTCATCCAAACCAAGCTGTTCAACCATCACTTGTGGTGTACGTGTCATAAATGGCTGAAGCATTACAGCAATATGACGTAGAGACTCAGCAAGGTGAGCCATCACATTACCAAGGCGTTCTTTTTGGGACTCATCTTTTGCTAGTACCCATGGAGTTGTTTCATCAATATATTTATTGGTACGGCTCACGAAAGACCATAGTGTTGTTAAAGCTACGGAGAATTCCATATTTTCCATCGCTTCTTCTACTTTTGCTCTCGTATCTTTCGCAAACGTCTCTAATTCTGTATCTACAGCTTCCTCCCCTTCACGGAAGGCAGGAATTTCACCATCAAAGTATTTACTTATCATGGCTACTGTACGGTTTAACAGGTTACCAAGGTCATTGGCCAAGTCATAGTTCGTACGCTCCACAAAGCCTTCAGGCGTAAATACACCATCAGATCCAAATGGAACTTCACGTAGAAGATAATAACGAAGAGAGTCTAATCCGTAGCGGTTGATTAAATCAACAGGGTCGACAACATTCCCTTTGGATTTAGACATTTTTCCATCTTTCATTAAAATCCAACCATGTGCAAATACTTTTTTCGGTAATGGTAAATCCAGAGCCATAAGCATGATTGGCCAATAGATGGTATGGAAGCGAACGATTTCTTTACTCATTAAATGGACATCCGCTGGCCAATATTTTTGATAACGTTCATCATTATCTGTGCCATAACCAAGCGCAGTAATATAGTTGCTTAAAGCATCAATCCATACATAGATAACATGCTTCGGGTCCCCTGGTACTTTAACGCCCCAATCAAAGGTCGTTCGAGATACAGCTAAATCTTCAAGCCCAGGTTTTAAGAAGTTGTTAATCATTTCATTTTTACGACTCTCTGGTTGAATGAAATGAGGATTGTCTTCATAAAATTTTAATAAGTCATCGACGTAATTACTCATCTTAAAGAAATAGGATTCTTCTTTGACTTTTTCAACTGGATTTCCGCAATCAGGACAGTGGCCCTCATCCAATTGACGCTCTGTAAAGAACGACTCACAAGACGTACAATACCACCCTTCATATTCATCAAGATAGATATCGCCCTTCTCTACAAGATGTGCGAAAATCTTTTCAACAACTTGCGTGTGTCGATCTTCTGTCGTTCGGATGAAGTCATCAATTGAGATGTCCATTTTCTCCCAAAGACTCTTAATACCCGTGACGATTTCATCCACATATTGTTGTGGTGATTCACCTTTCTCATCAGCTTTACGCTGAATTTTCTGACCATGTTCATCAGTACCAGTCAGATACATGACGTCATAGCCTCTTAATCGTTTATATCGAGCCATTGCGTCGCCCGCAACTGTTGTGTAGGCATGACCAATATGCAAATTCCCACTTGGATAGTAAATAGGGGTGGTGATGTAAAAGGTCTTCTTTTCTTCCGCCATGAATGTCCCTCCTCATTAATATGTACTTAGCCTATAAGAAAACTCCCGCCCCATCGGACGAGAGGACCATTAAAGGTTACCAACCGTGTAACTTGGATGGTACAGTCTATTTTACCGATTTATCAGCATTATTTCCATCTCTAACAAAAAACTATACAAAAACCTTTTTCTTTGTGTCAAGAAATAGAAAATGATGTAAAGTTTTTTGTCGAACCACCCTATCAAAAAGTCGAATTTTGTCGAAATCTATTAATGTTTTCGACATTTGGCCACTTCCTTTTATTAGAAAATATTAGGTTGTGTTATACTAATTATAGGGGAAATATAGAGAATATTGGGATGTCATCCCCTAGTTTTTTGTTAATTTATTGTTGTTTTTGGGAAATAAAAGAATTGACATCCGTTGGAATGGCTGGTACGATATGTGGTATAGTTGTCGAATCATGACGAAAAAGAATTACATTTTTAAAATTTTGAGTGAGGGGAGCTACAAATTATGAAATCTACTGGTATTGTACGTAAGGTTGATGAACTAGGACGCGTGGTGATTCCAATTGAACTACGCCGCACACTAGGTATTAACGAAAAGGATGCTCTTGAAATCTATGTGGATGACGATCGCATCGTTCTTAAAAAGTATAAGCCTAACATGACTTGCCATGTTACAGGTGAAGTTTCAGAGCAAAATATGAGTCTAGCAAATGGTAAATTAGTTCTTAGTCCTGAAGGGGCAAAAGAATTAATTAATGAGATTCAAAGTAACCTAGACAAGCAAGAAAAATAAAAAGAGATAAAAAAGAGACGACGGAACCCCGCTGGAAACAGCGGGGTTTTATAATGGAATATAAAATTACGTGTGATAGGCTTGATAAACTTCCCGTTTCGGCAGTTTTCGTTCCTGAGCGACTTTCTTTATTGCTTCCTTTGACGTGTATTGTTTTTGTACATACTCTTCCACATGTTCAACTAACGACAGATGAGACCACCATAATTCATTTGTTTCAATTTCTTCCTCAAGATTTCCTTCAACAATGATACAAAATTCACCACGGATTTCATTTTCCTCCACCCAAGCCAATAATTCAGAAGTTGTGCCACGTATAAATTCTTCATATTTTTTCGTGAGTTCTCTGGCCAATACCATATGGCGCTCTCCAAATAATTCATACATATGTTTAACCACTTCTTTTAAACGATGGGGAGATTCGTAAAATAAGATAGTAGATGTTGTTTTCTGTAATTTTTCTAGTTCCTCTTTACGCTCCTTTTTCTTACGAGGTAAAAACCCATAGAAGAAAAAACGACTCGTATCTAATCCTGAGCCCACCAAGGCACATAATGCTGCATTCGCACCTGGTAGTACGATTACCTTAATACCGTTTGAAATAGCTGCTTGAACCATTTCATAACCCGGATCAGATACGCCTGGCATACCCGCATCACTAACGATGGCAAAGGTTTTCCCCTCCTGTATCTCTTCAATGAAATAGTCTTCCCGATTATATTTATTATGTTCATGATAACTAATTAGGGGCGTGTGAATATCAAAATGGGATAGTAACTTTTTTGTTTGTCTCGTATCCTCTGCTGCAATTTGATCTACTTCCTCTAACGTTCTAAGCGCTCTATAGGTTATATCTTCTAAATTACCAATTGGTGTAGGAACAATGTAGAGGACACCTTGTTCGTTCGAATCAATTTGATAGCTTTTTTGAATGTTCATATGGATTCCATCCTCTCTTTATAAGAAGCAATCAACTCTTCTTTACCAGATCGAGAAAGTCGTTTAATACGATACTCTGCTTGCATTGCTTCTTCTTTTGTTGAAAACACCTCATAATACTTTAATGTAAAAGGACCTCTACCTCGCGTGTATTTTGCCCCTTTTCCCTCTTCATGCATACGCAACCGACGCTCAAAATTATTGGTGTAACCCGTATAAAGTGATTGATCCTTGCATTGCAGCATATACACGACATGCTCAACCATATAAAATCTCCCTTAACTGAGGGGTGTACTCATTTGCATCATTATATACAAATAGAGGGGGGAGCATCTTTACATCGGGTTTTCCATCTCGTGCACCCTCTATCAATAACATATTTGCTTCCTTGCCTTCACGTGGATACACAAATTGAATTCGTTTCGGTTCCAGCCTATACTTACGAAATAATTCTATAATTTCAATGAAACGACCTGGTCGATGAACCATAGAAACCTTTCCACCTGGACGTACAAGCTTACTACAGGACCAAACGACATCTTCTAATGTACAATGGATCTCATGTCGAGCAATGGCAAGGTGCTCATTTAAGTTGTGTTCCTGCTCCTTAGGGGTAGGGAAATAAGGAGGATTACACGTAACAACATCGTATTTCCCATGTCCTAATTGATTCGGCATGTCTTTTAAATCACCTCTGAGAATCGTTACTTGGTCCGCTACTTGATTAAGCTCTACATTTCGTACTGCCATATCGTACAAGCGATCCTGCAGTTCTACACCTGTAATGGCAGACTCTGATCGACGTGTTAAAAATAACGGAATAACACCATTGCCAGTACATAGGTCCAATATATTCCCTCTTTTTAAAGGGACATAGGCAAACTTAGCCAATAATACAGCATCCAATGAAAAGGCAAACACACTGGGACTTTGTATTATTCTCATATCTTCTTCTGCTAATAAATAATCAATTCGTTCATCACCCTGCAGTTCCAACGTTCTTCCTCACTCCTTATTAGACTTGCGCTCATTATGTAAAAGGAAAGGATGAATTACTTATTAAAGCAAAATCCAGTCTTTCTAACGCTATAAATAGAGCCTTTCCTCATACGAGGAAAGGCTACGTCATTTATCATTTCTTTTTATTTAGAAACGAGAGGCAAAACAAGCAGTCTTCATCCCTGGGACTCCCAAAATGGAGGTTACAAATATGAAAACCTTCCTCGTATAAACGAGCTAGGTTATCATACCCTTCCCCAACTAACGCTCCCTTAGTTTCCGATTTCTCGGATGAATCATTTTGCATTTGATCGTGCTCTTTCTCCAATCGCTGTCTTAGGTGGTGATTTTCAACAGACAAATGCTGGTTTTCTTCTAAAAGTTCCACCAATTGCTTCTTTAAATCGCCTAATTGTTGATAGAGCTGTCCAATTTGTTCTTCCATGTGAGTAACTTGTTCGAATATTTCTTTCTTGTTCACGCTTAAATCCACCCCATCATTCTGTGGCTTGCGTTTGTACTGCACCTTCTTCGATGAGTTCATCTAACGTGTATTCTAGCATACGTTCTTTGTCTGGAATTTCAATTTGAACGATTCGTTCTAGGATGTTTAAGCCAACTACTCGCCCTGCTCCATGTGGTGTCTTAATGTCTTCCCCGATATCAGGAAGTTCTTTCTTTGCTGTCTCGTAATCATCATTTTCATATTTCAAGCAGCACATTAAACGTCCACATAGCCCAGATATCTTAGCCGGATTTAAGGAGAGATTCTGATCCTTTGCCATTTTAATGGACACAGGTTCAAAGTCACCTAAAAAGGTAGAGCAGCAAAGCATACGACCACAAGGGCCGATTCCACCTAGCATTTTTGCCTCATCACGTACACCTATTTGACGTAACTCAATTCGAGTCTTGAACACAGATGCTAAATCTTTGACTAAATGACGAAAATCCACTCGACCATCAGCTGTGAAATAGAAAATCACTTTA
This DNA window, taken from Pontibacillus yanchengensis, encodes the following:
- the veg gene encoding biofilm formation stimulator Veg; this translates as MAKTLAEIKQSLDGQIGNRLTLKANGGRRKTIERSGVLAETYPAVFIVELDQEQNAFERVSYSYADVLTETVELSFGEISMILEQ
- the yabG gene encoding sporulation peptidase YabG, with the protein product MFVKGDLVTRSSYQHDVLFRVQEVQENRVILYGEDIRLEADAPPLDLVKVKSEELKRRKQQAKEEEEYSYRLFRQDYQLMRQKRDYDASSGYQHEGAYFQLPSRVLHLDGDRLYLKKCIDLYQQLGLQVHGIHLNEKDMPHQVGDLIDKINPDIVVITGHDSYSKNKGEKQDLRAYRHSRYFAETVREARRKVPHLDQMIIFAGACQSHFESLIRAGSNFASSPTRVNIHALDPVYIVAKISYTPFMEKANVWDVLRNTMTGEKGLGGVETRGLMRTGMPYQKDEDMDSEYELE
- a CDS encoding small, acid-soluble spore protein, alpha/beta type, which produces MSKRKGVMSDRFKEEIAKELGIYDTVSQEGWGGITAKDAGNMTKLAIQKAQEQMSKDRSL
- the rsmA gene encoding 16S rRNA (adenine(1518)-N(6)/adenine(1519)-N(6))-dimethyltransferase RsmA, with translation MSEMKAIATPKRTKDILEKYGFAFKKSLGQNFLIDVNILENIVDHAGVTEGTGAIEIGPGIGALTEQLAKKADKVLAFEIDQRLLPILQDTLEPFPNICIIHQDILKADVHEVIKESFAKGQPIHVVANLPYYITTPILMNLLMENLPIDSITVMIQKEVADRMAASPNNKSYGSLSIAVQYYTEAEVVMDVPKTVFMPQPNVGSAVLRLSMRKEPPVKVDNEPFYFDIVRACFGQRRKTIMNNLSRHFKDRFDKDTIREGLQKAEIDEKRRGESLNMEDFARLANVFYSML
- the rnmV gene encoding ribonuclease M5; this encodes MVIKEVIVVEGKDDTFNVKRAVNADTIETNGSAVNESTLIQIKHAQEKRGVIIFTDPDYPGERIRHIVSQAVPGCKHAFLPKREALAKLNKGVGVEHATPEAIQEALANVYSMSETYESDITQEDLIIFGLVGGSDAKRRREQLGEKLKIGYTNGKQLYKRLIMFQITREEFIKAMEDIGQEEEE
- a CDS encoding G5 and 3D domain-containing protein; its protein translation is MKKIILLVVSSVVFFALLGSFTYEATKAEVKVNTDKETKTVRTHASTVGELFSSLDIDVKPQDKLSHSTEEQIESGMKINYQSAKSVTVTIDDKEHLYYTVQDTVEQFIKAKNVNIDSRDQVSYSKKDPIEEGMNIEVRKAFEVTLNDGGKEKKVWTTAETVDQFLQEEDIKLDKLDKLKQDKTASLSKEKSQIKITRVEKVTDVIEESVDYGVVKRNDNSIPKGEEKVVQNGEKGKVVKHYEVTLENGEEVNRELVKEEKASDSKDKIVAVGTKEIQQTVSRSNNASAQKTLYMEATAYTAYCTGCSGVTTTGINLRANPNQKVVAVDPNVIPLGSRVWVEGYGYAVAGDTGSAIKGNRIDVFLSSKSQAYSFGRKRVQVKVLD
- a CDS encoding TatD family hydrolase, with translation MLFDTHVHLNAEQFHEDREEVINRAREAGVQYMVVVGFDRETIPLAIEIAESHDDIYAAVGWHPVDAIDMEQADLDWLEELSSHPKVVALGEMGLDYHWDKSPADVQKEIFRKQIALAKKVNMPIIIHNREATQDIVDLLKEENAGEVGGIMHCYSGSVEIAKECIDMNFYISLGGPVTFKNAKKPKEVAEAIGMEHLLVETDCPFLAPHPNRGTRNEPAYVKLVAEKVAEIKGLSLEEVGQQTTKNSFKLFRLDK
- the ispE gene encoding 4-(cytidine 5'-diphospho)-2-C-methyl-D-erythritol kinase, giving the protein MRILEKAPAKINLVLDTLYKRSDGFHEVEMIMTTVDLADRIEISPLKSDEIRIVSENRFVPNDHRNLAYQAARLIKNTYHIREGVEIYIEKQIPVAAGLAGGSSDAAAVLRGLNKLWDLELSLEELAVIGAEIGSDVSFCVYGGTALATGRGEKIKELPAPPSCWVILAKPTIGVSTQTVYQNLNLDKVEHPDVQRMIQALHDESYEGMCEEMGNVLEPITIQLHSEVEQIKSHMKDFGADAVLMSGSGPTVFGLTQQETRAQRIYNGLRGFCDEVYIVRMLGTRSLLD